The following coding sequences lie in one Prionailurus viverrinus isolate Anna chromosome X, UM_Priviv_1.0, whole genome shotgun sequence genomic window:
- the FHL1 gene encoding four and a half LIM domains protein 1 isoform X3, producing the protein MASHRHSGPSSYKVGTMTEKFDCHYCRDNLQGKKYVQKDGHHCCLKCFDKFCANTCVDCRKPIGADSKEVHYKNRYWHDTCFRCAKCLHPLANETFVAKDNKIFCNKCTTREDNPKCKGCFKPIVAGDQNVEYKKTVWHKDCFTCSNCKQVIGTGSFFPKGEDFYCVTCHETKFAKHCVKCNKAITSGGITYQDQPWHAECFVCVTCSKKLAGQRFTAVEDQYYCVDCYKNFVAKKCAGCKNPITGFGKGSSVVAYEGQSWHDYCFHCKKCSMNLANKRFVFHQEQVYCPDCAKKL; encoded by the exons ATGGCTTCCCATAGACACTCAG GTCCCTCCAGCTACAAGGTGGGCACCATGACTGAGAAGTTCGACTGCCACTACTGCAGGGACAACCTGCAGGGGAAGAAGTACGTGCAGAAGGACGGCCACCACTGCTGCCTCAAGTGCTTCGACAAGTTCTGCGCCAACACCTGTGTGGACTGCCGGAAGCCCATCGGCGCCGACTCCAAG GAGGTGCACTATAAGAACCGCTACTGGCACGACACCTGCTTCCGCTGTGCCAAGTGCCTTCACCCCTTGGCCAACGAGACCTTTGTGGCCAAGGACAACAAGATCTTCTGCAACAAGTGCACCACTCGGGAGGACAACCCCAAGTGCAAGGGGTGCTTCAAGCCAATCGTGGCAG GAGATCAGAACGTGGAGTACAAGAAGACCGTGTGGCACAAAGACTGCTTCACCTGCAGCAACTGCAAGCAAGTGATCGGGACCGGAAGCTTCTTCCCCAAAGGGGAGGACTTCTACTGCGTGACCTGCCACGAGACCAAATTCGCCAAGCACTGCGTGAAGTGCAACAAG GCCATCACATCTGGAGGAATCACTTACCAGGATCAGCCCTGGCATGCCGAGTGCTTTGTGTGTGTTACCTGCTCTAAGAAGCTGGCTGGGCAGCGTTTCACCGCTGTGGAGGACCAGTATTACTGCGTGGATTGCTACAAGAACTTTGTGGCCAAGAAGTGTGCTGGATGCAAGAACCCCATCACTG GGTTTGGTAAAGGCTCCAGTGTGGTGGCCTATGAAGGACAATCCTGGCACGACTACTGCTTCCACTGCAAAAAATGCTCCATGAATCTGGCCAACAAGCGCTTTGTTTTCCACCAGGAGCAAGTGTATTGCCCCGACTGTGCCAAAAAGCTGTAA
- the FHL1 gene encoding four and a half LIM domains protein 1 isoform X1 has protein sequence MASHRHSGPSSYKVGTMTEKFDCHYCRDNLQGKKYVQKDGHHCCLKCFDKFCANTCVDCRKPIGADSKEVHYKNRYWHDTCFRCAKCLHPLANETFVAKDNKIFCNKCTTREDNPKCKGCFKPIVAGDQNVEYKKTVWHKDCFTCSNCKQVIGTGSFFPKGEDFYCVTCHETKFAKHCVKCNKAITSGGITYQDQPWHAECFVCVTCSKKLAGQRFTAVEDQYYCVDCYKNFVAKKCAGCKNPITGKRTVSRVSHPVSKARKPPVCHGKRLPLTLFPSANLRGRHPGGERTCPSWVVVLYRKNRSLAAPRGPGLVKAPVWWPMKDNPGTTTASTAKNAP, from the exons ATGGCTTCCCATAGACACTCAG GTCCCTCCAGCTACAAGGTGGGCACCATGACTGAGAAGTTCGACTGCCACTACTGCAGGGACAACCTGCAGGGGAAGAAGTACGTGCAGAAGGACGGCCACCACTGCTGCCTCAAGTGCTTCGACAAGTTCTGCGCCAACACCTGTGTGGACTGCCGGAAGCCCATCGGCGCCGACTCCAAG GAGGTGCACTATAAGAACCGCTACTGGCACGACACCTGCTTCCGCTGTGCCAAGTGCCTTCACCCCTTGGCCAACGAGACCTTTGTGGCCAAGGACAACAAGATCTTCTGCAACAAGTGCACCACTCGGGAGGACAACCCCAAGTGCAAGGGGTGCTTCAAGCCAATCGTGGCAG GAGATCAGAACGTGGAGTACAAGAAGACCGTGTGGCACAAAGACTGCTTCACCTGCAGCAACTGCAAGCAAGTGATCGGGACCGGAAGCTTCTTCCCCAAAGGGGAGGACTTCTACTGCGTGACCTGCCACGAGACCAAATTCGCCAAGCACTGCGTGAAGTGCAACAAG GCCATCACATCTGGAGGAATCACTTACCAGGATCAGCCCTGGCATGCCGAGTGCTTTGTGTGTGTTACCTGCTCTAAGAAGCTGGCTGGGCAGCGTTTCACCGCTGTGGAGGACCAGTATTACTGCGTGGATTGCTACAAGAACTTTGTGGCCAAGAAGTGTGCTGGATGCAAGAACCCCATCACTG GGAAAAGGACTGTGTCaagagtgagccacccagtctctaaAGCTAGGAAGCCCCCAGTGTGCCACGGGAAACGCTTGCCTCTCACCCTGTTTCCCAGCGCCAACCTCCGGGGCAGGCATCCGGGTGGAGAGAGGACTTGTCCCTCGTGGGTGGTGGTTCTTTATAGAAAAAATCGAAGCTTAGCAGCTCCTCGAGGCCCG GGTTTGGTAAAGGCTCCAGTGTGGTGGCCTATGAAGGACAATCCTGGCACGACTACTGCTTCCACTGCAAAAAATGCTCCATGA
- the FHL1 gene encoding four and a half LIM domains protein 1 isoform X2: MTEKFDCHYCRDNLQGKKYVQKDGHHCCLKCFDKFCANTCVDCRKPIGADSKEVHYKNRYWHDTCFRCAKCLHPLANETFVAKDNKIFCNKCTTREDNPKCKGCFKPIVAGDQNVEYKKTVWHKDCFTCSNCKQVIGTGSFFPKGEDFYCVTCHETKFAKHCVKCNKAITSGGITYQDQPWHAECFVCVTCSKKLAGQRFTAVEDQYYCVDCYKNFVAKKCAGCKNPITGKRTVSRVSHPVSKARKPPVCHGKRLPLTLFPSANLRGRHPGGERTCPSWVVVLYRKNRSLAAPRGPGLVKAPVWWPMKDNPGTTTASTAKNAP; the protein is encoded by the exons ATGACTGAGAAGTTCGACTGCCACTACTGCAGGGACAACCTGCAGGGGAAGAAGTACGTGCAGAAGGACGGCCACCACTGCTGCCTCAAGTGCTTCGACAAGTTCTGCGCCAACACCTGTGTGGACTGCCGGAAGCCCATCGGCGCCGACTCCAAG GAGGTGCACTATAAGAACCGCTACTGGCACGACACCTGCTTCCGCTGTGCCAAGTGCCTTCACCCCTTGGCCAACGAGACCTTTGTGGCCAAGGACAACAAGATCTTCTGCAACAAGTGCACCACTCGGGAGGACAACCCCAAGTGCAAGGGGTGCTTCAAGCCAATCGTGGCAG GAGATCAGAACGTGGAGTACAAGAAGACCGTGTGGCACAAAGACTGCTTCACCTGCAGCAACTGCAAGCAAGTGATCGGGACCGGAAGCTTCTTCCCCAAAGGGGAGGACTTCTACTGCGTGACCTGCCACGAGACCAAATTCGCCAAGCACTGCGTGAAGTGCAACAAG GCCATCACATCTGGAGGAATCACTTACCAGGATCAGCCCTGGCATGCCGAGTGCTTTGTGTGTGTTACCTGCTCTAAGAAGCTGGCTGGGCAGCGTTTCACCGCTGTGGAGGACCAGTATTACTGCGTGGATTGCTACAAGAACTTTGTGGCCAAGAAGTGTGCTGGATGCAAGAACCCCATCACTG GGAAAAGGACTGTGTCaagagtgagccacccagtctctaaAGCTAGGAAGCCCCCAGTGTGCCACGGGAAACGCTTGCCTCTCACCCTGTTTCCCAGCGCCAACCTCCGGGGCAGGCATCCGGGTGGAGAGAGGACTTGTCCCTCGTGGGTGGTGGTTCTTTATAGAAAAAATCGAAGCTTAGCAGCTCCTCGAGGCCCG GGTTTGGTAAAGGCTCCAGTGTGGTGGCCTATGAAGGACAATCCTGGCACGACTACTGCTTCCACTGCAAAAAATGCTCCATGA